The following coding sequences lie in one Silurus meridionalis isolate SWU-2019-XX chromosome 19, ASM1480568v1, whole genome shotgun sequence genomic window:
- the mcm2 gene encoding DNA replication licensing factor MCM2, whose amino-acid sequence MADSSESFNIATSPSRGSRRGDLTSSPGRDLPPFEDESEGLLGDHEPEEEEEDGEELFGNQLEGDYRPIPELDRYEAEGLDDEDLSELSPGARARAEAAMNDRDKRIGIGRMARGLLYDSEDEDDERPSKRRRRLAERAAEGAGAEGEDEEMIESIENLEDMKGHSVREWVSMAAPRLEIYHRFKNFLRTHVDEHGHNVFKERISDMCKENKESLLVNYEELASREHVLAYFLPEAPAEMLKIFDEAAKEVVLAMYPKYDRIAHEIHVRIGNLPLVEELRSLRQLHLNQLIRTSGVVTSCTGVLPQLGMVKYNCNKCNFILGPFFQSQNQEVKPGSCPECQSLGPFDINMEQTVYQNYQRITIQESPGKVAAGRLPRSKDAILLADLVDSCKPGDEIELTGIYHNNYDGSLNMANGFPVFATVILANHIVRKDQRVAVAELTDEDVKAIVALSKDERIGERIFASIGPSIYGHEDIKRGLALALFGGESKNPGGKHKVRGDLNVLMCGDPGTAKSQFLKYVEKVASRAVFTTGQGASAVGLTAYVQRHPVTREWTLEAGALVLADRGVCLIDEFDKMNDQDRTSIHEAMEQQSISISKAGIVTSLQARCTVIAAANPIGGRYDPSLTFSENVDLTEPIVSRFDILCVVRDTVDPVQDEMLARFVVGSHIKHHPSNKEGGVASLEEMVLPNSSDVPPIPQELLRKYIIYAKERVRPKLNQMDQDKVARIYSDLRKESMATGSIPITVRHIESMIRMAEAHARMHLRDYVQEEDVNMAIRVMLESFIDTQKFSVMRSMRKTFARYLAFRRDNNELLLFILKQLVAEQVSYQRNRYGVQQDVIEIPEKDLVDKARQINIHSLSAFYDSDLFLSNKFSHDAKKKLIMQQF is encoded by the exons TGAACTGTCTCCTGGAGCTCGTGCTCGTGCTGAGGCAGCTATGAATGACCGAGACAAAAGAATAGGCATTGGCCGCATGGCCAGGGGGCTGCTTTATG AcagtgaagatgaggatgacGAGCGACCATCAAAGAGGCGACGACGTCTGGCAGAACGTGCCGCAGAAGGAGCTGGTGCTgaaggcgaggatgaagagatgATTGAGAGCATTGAGAACCTAGAGGATATGAAGGGTCACTCAGTGCGGGAGTGGGTTTCTATGGCTGCCCCACGCCTGGAGATCTACCACCGTTTCAAGAATTTTCTTCGCACCCACGTGGATGAGCACGGCCACAATGTTTTTAAAGAGAGGATCAGCGACATGTGCAAAG AAAACAAGGAGAGCTTGTTGGTGAACTATGAGGAGTTGGCCTCCAGAGAGCATGTACTAGCCTACTTTCTTCCTGAGGCACCTGCTGAGATGCTGAAGATCTTTGATGAAGCAGCAAAAGAGGTGGTGCTGGCCATGTACCCCAAATATGATCGCATAGCCCACGAGATCCATGTGCGGATTGGCAACCTGCCTCTAGTGGAGGAGCTACGTTCACTCAG gCAGCTGCATCTAAACCAGCTTATCCGCACCAGTGGTGTAGTAACCAGCTGTACGGGAGTGCTGCCCCAACTCGGCATGGTCAAATACAACTGTAACAAGTGTAACTTCATCCTTGGCCCCTTTTTCCAATCACAAAACCAGGAAGTGAAACCAGGCTCCTGTCCAGAATGTCAGTCTCTTGGACCTTTTGACATCAATATGGAGCAG ACCGTGTATCAGAACTACCAGCGCATCACCATCCAGGAGAGTCCTGGCAAAGTGGCGGCTGGTCGTCTGCCCCGGTCCAAGGATGCCATTCTTCTGGCTGATCTGGTAGATAGTTGTAAGCCTGGAGATGAAATT GAGCTGACTGGCATCTATCACAACAACTATGACGGCTCACTAAACATGGCCAATGGCTTTCCTGTTTTCGCAACTGTAATCCTGGCCAATCACATTGTGCGGAAAGATCAGCGAGTGGCTGTAGCAGAGCTCACTGATGAAGATGTAAAAGCCATTGTGGCTTTGTCCAAGGATGAGCGCATCGGAGAAAGG ataTTTGCCAGCATTGGGCCCTCTATCTACGGCCATGAAGATATCAAGAGAGGTCTGGCTCTTGCACTGTTTGGTGGCGAGTCTAAGAATCCAG GAGGAAAGCATAAAGTACGTGGTGACCTCAACGTACTGATGTGTGGAGATCCAGGCACAGCCAAGTCTCAATTCCTGAAGTATGTGGAGAAGGTTGCGAGCCGGGCAGTGTTCACAACGGGACAGGGTGCCTCAGCCGTTGGTCTCACAGCCTACGTCCAGAGACATCCAGTCACTCGTGAGTGGACGTTGGAAGCCGGGGCTCTGGTCCTGGCAGACCGTGGAGTCTGTCTTATTGATGAGTTTGATAAG ATGAACGATCAGGACCGCACCAGTATCCATGAAGCAATGGAGCAGCAGAGTATCTCCATCTCCAAAGCTGGCATTGTCACTTCTTTGCAGGCCCGATGCACTGTAATCGCTGCTGCAAACCCAATTG GTGGCCGATATGACCCATCCCTCACCTTTTCTGAGAATGTTGACCTGACTGAGCCAATTGTGTCTCGTTTTGACATCTTGTGTGTCGTAAGAGACACTGTGGATCCTGTGCAG GACGAGATGCTTGCCCGCTTCGTGGTGGGCAGCCACATAAAGCATCACCCCAGCAATAAGGAGGGAGGTGTCGCCAGCCTGGAGGAAATGGTGCTGCCCAATTCATCAGATGTGCCACCCATTCCTCAGGAGCTACTCAGGAAGTACATCATCTATGCCAAGGAGCGTGTGCGGCCCAAACTGAATCAGATGGACCAGGACAAGGTGGCACGCATCTACAGCGACCTCCGCAAGGAATCCATG GCTACTGGCAGCATCCCCATTACAGTGCGTCACATTGAGTCAATGATCCGGATGGCAGAGGCTCACGCACGTATGCACCTTCGTGACTACGTACAAGAGGAGGATGTCAACATGGCCATACGTGTCATGCTGGAGAGTTTTATCGATACACAGAAGTTCAGTGTGATGAGGAGCATGAGAAAG ACATTCGCACGCTACCTGGCTTTCAGGCGAGACAACAATGAGCTACTGCTGTTTATCCTGAAGCAACTGGTGGCTGAGCAAGTGTCCTACCAGCGCAACCGTTATGGAGTACAGCAGGATGTCATTGAGATCCCTGAGAAAGATCTGGTGGACAAG GCTCGACAGATCAACATCCACAGCTTGTCAGCGTTTTATGACAGCGATTTGTTCCTTTCCAACAAGTTTTCCCATGATGCAAAGAAGAAGCTGATCATGCAACAGTTCTAA